In the Sphingobacterium sp. PCS056 genome, TTGACCATTGCAGTGACTGCCGCTGACCCCAAGGTAACCGTACCATTTAATCCGCTAAGTTCAATAACTACAGGTGGGTTAACACAAGCTGTAGATATGGCCCTAAGACCAACATATACTGTAGATGCCGAGGGAAATATTATTTTGCCAATGTTAGGTAAGGTCCATGTTGAAGGATTAACGCGAATGCAAGCCATCGAAAAAATTAGAACAGAGCTGAGCCAATATATTAAAGACCCTGGGGTGAATATGAATTTTAATAACTTTCGGGTTTCTGTTCTGGGTGAGGTTGCTCGACCAGGTTCTTTTATAATACCAACAGAGCGTATTACAGTATTAGAAGCCTTAGGTATGGCTGGTGATATGACGATCAGAGGTATACGTCAAAATGTGACGTTGATCCGCGAAGTCGATGGAAAGAAATCGATACATCATTTGGACCTCACCAAACAAGAAACATTAAATTCGCCCTATTACTATTTAGCCCAAAATGATGTTATTTATGTAGAGCCGAATAAAGCACAAATCAATAATTCTAAATTGGGAGCAAATACAAATATTATCATTTCTATTGCAGGCCTAATAATTACCGTTATATCCGTATTGACACGCTAAAAGAATCCATGGAACAAAAACCTA is a window encoding:
- a CDS encoding polysaccharide biosynthesis/export family protein, with product MRLISKYGLALVQMAFVLMIFSSCGTRKSMVYLQPDSTHINTVFEQYIPKIQKNDILTIAVTAADPKVTVPFNPLSSITTGGLTQAVDMALRPTYTVDAEGNIILPMLGKVHVEGLTRMQAIEKIRTELSQYIKDPGVNMNFNNFRVSVLGEVARPGSFIIPTERITVLEALGMAGDMTIRGIRQNVTLIREVDGKKSIHHLDLTKQETLNSPYYYLAQNDVIYVEPNKAQINNSKLGANTNIIISIAGLIITVISVLTR